Sequence from the Paenibacillus riograndensis SBR5 genome:
AGCGGGGGATGAGGTTAACGACAGTGCTTTTGCCGCAGCCGGTCGAACCGATGAAGGCGACGGTTTCGCCTGTTTTGGCTGTAAAGCTGATGTCTTTGAGGACATAATCATCCGCATCGGGATATTTAAAGCTGACCTTTCTGAATTCAACCTCGCCGGCAAGCTTGGAAGATGAGGCGGTCAGCGAGCCGTTCATCAGGCTCGGCTTGGTATCCAGCACTTCGTTGATCCGTTTAGCCGAGACATGGGCGCGGGGCATCAGAATGAAGATCATGATGAGCATCATAAAGGCCATAACCACCTGAATGGCATAGGAGGAGAAGACGATCATATCCGAGAACAATCCCATTTTGGCACCCATATCGGCGGATTGAATCAGGGATGCGCCTACCCAATAAATGGCGAGGCTCAGACCGCTCATAATCAGGGTGATGCTGGGCATAAGCACGGCCAGTACGTTGTTTGCGAACAGGTTCGTGCGGGTAAGCACATTGTTGGCTTCACTGAACTTGTTTTCCTGATAGCCTTCAGCATTATATGCACGGATGATCCGCAGGCCGGTCAGATTTTCTCGGGACACCCGGTTCAGGTTATCCGTCAATTGCTGCAGCTTCTGGAACTTCGGCAGCACGAGCACGACACAAATTCCGACGATCAGGATAAGCACACCGACGGCAATGCCGGTCGTCAGCGACCACTCCCAGCTCTTGCCGGTAATCTTGAGCAGCGCCCATACCGCAAGGATCGGAGCCTTCACCAGCAGCTGCAATCCGATGACAATCAGCATCTGCACCTGGGTAATATCGTTGGTCGAACGGGTAATCAGGCTGGCTGTCGAGAAGTTGTTGATTTCCTCCATGGAGAAGGACTGCACCTTATCGAACAGCTTGGAACGGAGCCGGGAAGAGAAGTTGGCGGCGATTCTTGCGGCGATGCCGGCTACAACGATTGAGGTTGCCAGACTGCCGAGCGCACAGAGCAGCATCCAGCCGCCGGTGGCGATGATGTCGCTCATTTCGCTTCCCGGTGTCTGGACCAGCCGGGTAATCTCGCTCATATAATCGGGCAATTCCAGATCCAGCCACACCTGGGCAACGATGAAGAGGAAGCTGACACCGAAGAGAGCCCATTCTTTCGGGTTCAAGTATTTGAGTATTTTGACCATAAGTCTGACTCCTTTGTGTGATGATGTATGTATGGTACCGGAAGAACATAAACTGAACGTTAACTTTTCTGAAAAAAGAAAAAGCTTTGAAAAAACCTCGCGGTTCTTTCAAAGCTTTGTTTAATTTGAAGCCAAAACCTCACTTTGCGGGGTTGTTTTTAGGCTGCGAAAGGAAGGGTGACGATAAAAACAGTTCCCTGGAGAGGCCCGCTCTCACAGGCAACCGTCCCGCCATGCAGGTTCACGATTCGCTGTACAATGGTCAGGCCGAGACCGTTGCCCACCGTCGCGTGGGAGGTGTCCGCCTGATAGAATTTGTCGAAGATTCGGGGGAGGGTCTCCGGATCGATCACGCTTCCGGTGTTGCTGAACACCATTTCCAGTGAGTTTGCGGTACGCTTCATTTCAATGGTAACCGTTCCCTGTTCAGGTGTGAATTTGACCGCATTTTCCAGCAGATTAAGCCAGACCTGATTGAGCATCTCTTTGTTGCCGGACAGGGAATAATCATGAAGACCCAAATTGAGGGAGAGATGTTTTTTCTCCAGCTTGGTTGTCAGCAGCAGCACACATTGGCGGATCTGCTCTCCAACGTTAACCTCTTGCTTGTCCGTCAGAATGGTCTGGGTCTCGATCTTCGACAGTTCCAGCACATTTGAGGCCAGCGAGGCGAGCCGGGCGGATTCCTCGATGACGATATCGAGGTATTCGTCCCGTTCTTCTTCGGAGAGATCATCGTATTTTAGGATTTCGGCAAAACCTTTGATCGAGACAATGGGTGTCTTGAATTCATGGGAGAAATTGTTCACGAAGTCGGTGCGCAAAATCTCGATGCTGCCGAGCTCTTCGGCCATCCGGTTAAAATTCTCGGACAGAATCCGGTATTCGGGAGGACTTTTCAAATAGAGGCGCGTGGAAAAATCGCCGGCAGCCAGCCGCTGGGTTGCTTCGATGAACTCGCGGATGGTTTTGACCATACTTCGGCTGGCTAAACCGGATATCGTGGTCCCGATGATGATGCAGGATATCAAAATAATGATAGGCAGTGCGGTTCCGACCTGGGCGATTTCTTCATTGAACAGTCCGAAATAATGTGCCAGAGAGACCAGTATAACGGTAATCACGATGGTAATGAGGAAAATGATAGAGACCATCAGTGAAAATAAGAACGGCAAAGTGATCTTTTCTTTGATCCGTGGAATCAGTCTGCGCATTGCTGCCGCACCGCCTTATAGCCGAGGCCGCGGACGGACACCAGCTCGAATTCAGGATACCCTTCGAACCGCTTCCGCAAGCGGTTGATATGCACATTGACCGTCGTGTCCGAGCTTTCACTTTCCATCCCCCAGATTTCGTCCATCAGCTGGATGCGGGTGAAGATACGGTCCGGATAGGACAGCAGCTTGTACAGCAGGTAAAATTCTTTTTGCGGAAGGGTCTGCTTCTCTTCGCCGCGCGTAACCGTCAAGGCATCGTAATCCAAGACCACATTGCCTACAACCAGCTTACGGGCACTGGCAATCTGGGAACGGCGGAGCAGGGCACCAATCCGCAGCAGCATTTCCTCGGTATCGACCGGCTTGGTCATATAATCGTCGATCCCCAGGCGGAAGCCCTTCTTTTTATCCTCCGGGAGATGTTTGGCTGTAGCCATCAGAACGGGAATCAGGCTGCCGGCATCCCGGAGCTCCTTGGCGAACTCATATCCGTCCATGTTCGGCATCATAATATCAAGAACGATGAGGTCGATATGCTGCTGGTCGAGCACGTCCATGGCCCGCGCTCCGTCTTCAGCAGTAGACACCAGGTATCCTTCGCGTTTCAGCACGGCTTCAAGCAGTCTTCTGGCATGCCGGTCATCTTCCACAACTAGAATATGGATCATCGGGTT
This genomic interval carries:
- a CDS encoding ABC transporter ATP-binding protein — translated: MVKILKYLNPKEWALFGVSFLFIVAQVWLDLELPDYMSEITRLVQTPGSEMSDIIATGGWMLLCALGSLATSIVVAGIAARIAANFSSRLRSKLFDKVQSFSMEEINNFSTASLITRSTNDITQVQMLIVIGLQLLVKAPILAVWALLKITGKSWEWSLTTGIAVGVLILIVGICVVLVLPKFQKLQQLTDNLNRVSRENLTGLRIIRAYNAEGYQENKFSEANNVLTRTNLFANNVLAVLMPSITLIMSGLSLAIYWVGASLIQSADMGAKMGLFSDMIVFSSYAIQVVMAFMMLIMIFILMPRAHVSAKRINEVLDTKPSLMNGSLTASSSKLAGEVEFRKVSFKYPDADDYVLKDISFTAKTGETVAFIGSTGCGKSTVVNLIPRFYDATEGEVLVNGVNVNQYEESALRNKMGYVSQKAVLFGGTVTSNIAFGDNGSDASAEVVDAVYISQASDFVEKMEGSYDAHIAQGGTNLSGGQKQRLSIARAIARRPEILIFDDSFSALDYKTDRKLRSELKKGARGTTMLIVAQRIGTIKDADKIIVLEEGRIAGMGTHEELMDTCSVYQEIAYSQLSKEELA
- a CDS encoding HAMP domain-containing sensor histidine kinase, with amino-acid sequence MRRLIPRIKEKITLPFLFSLMVSIIFLITIVITVILVSLAHYFGLFNEEIAQVGTALPIIILISCIIIGTTISGLASRSMVKTIREFIEATQRLAAGDFSTRLYLKSPPEYRILSENFNRMAEELGSIEILRTDFVNNFSHEFKTPIVSIKGFAEILKYDDLSEEERDEYLDIVIEESARLASLASNVLELSKIETQTILTDKQEVNVGEQIRQCVLLLTTKLEKKHLSLNLGLHDYSLSGNKEMLNQVWLNLLENAVKFTPEQGTVTIEMKRTANSLEMVFSNTGSVIDPETLPRIFDKFYQADTSHATVGNGLGLTIVQRIVNLHGGTVACESGPLQGTVFIVTLPFAA
- a CDS encoding response regulator transcription factor codes for the protein MIHILVVEDDRHARRLLEAVLKREGYLVSTAEDGARAMDVLDQQHIDLIVLDIMMPNMDGYEFAKELRDAGSLIPVLMATAKHLPEDKKKGFRLGIDDYMTKPVDTEEMLLRIGALLRRSQIASARKLVVGNVVLDYDALTVTRGEEKQTLPQKEFYLLYKLLSYPDRIFTRIQLMDEIWGMESESSDTTVNVHINRLRKRFEGYPEFELVSVRGLGYKAVRQQCAD